The following proteins are co-located in the Neomonachus schauinslandi chromosome 8, ASM220157v2, whole genome shotgun sequence genome:
- the STX11 gene encoding syntaxin-11: protein MKDRLAELVELTKNYDQQFPDGDDDLDSPHEDIVFETDHILESLYRDIQDLQNENQQLMTDVKRLGKQNARFLTSMRRLSSIKRDTNSIAKDIKARGENIHRKLRAMEALSEEAEARHGPNSAVARIWRAHYSALTRTFQSAMHQYNQAEMKQRHNCKIRIQRQLEIMGKDVSGEQIEDMFEQGKWDVFSENLLADVKGARAALNEIESRHRELLRLESRIRDVHELFLQMAVLVEEQADTLNVIELNVERTLDYTGQAKAQVRKAVQYEKKNPCRTLCCCCCPCLN from the coding sequence ATGAAGGACCGGCTGGCCGAACTTGTGGAGTTAACCAAGAACTATGACCAGCAGTTCCCAGACGGGGACGATGACTTGGACTCGCCCCACGAGGACATCGTGTTCGAGACGGATCACATCCTGGAGTCCTTGTACCGAGACATCCAGGACCTTCAGAATGAAAACCAGCAGCTGATGACCGACGTGAAGCGGCTGGGAAAGCAGAACGCCCGCTTCCTCACGTCCATGCGGCGCCTCAGCAGCATCAAGCGCGACACCAACTCGATTGCCAAGGACATCAAGGCCCGGGGCGAGAACATCCACCGCAAGCTGCGCGCCATGGAGGCGCTGAGCGAGGAGGCGGAGGCCCGGCACGGCCCCAACTCGGCGGTGGCGCGCATCTGGCGCGCGCACTACAGCGCGCTCACCCGCACCTTCCAGAGCGCCATGCACCAGTACAACCAGGCCGAGATGAAGCAGCGCCACAACTGCAAGATCCGCATCCAGCGCCAGCTGGAGATCATGGGCAAGGACGTGTCGGGCGAGCAGATCGAGGACATGTTCGAGCAGGGCAAGTGGGACGTGTTCTCTGAGAACTTGCTAGCCGACGTGAAGGGCGCGCGGGCGGCCCTCAACGAGATTGAGAGCCGCCACCGCGAGCTGCTGCGGCTGGAGAGCCGCATCCGCGACGTGCACGAGCTCTTCCTGCAGATGGCGGTGCTGGTGGAGGAGCAGGCCGACACCTTGAACGTCATCGAGCTCAACGTGGAGAGGACCCTCGACTACACCGGCCAGGCCAAGGCGCAGGTGCGCAAGGCGGTGCAGTACGAGAAGAAGAACCCCTGCCGGaccctctgctgctgctgctgcccctgcctcAACTAG